A single Dasypus novemcinctus isolate mDasNov1 chromosome 4, mDasNov1.1.hap2, whole genome shotgun sequence DNA region contains:
- the LOC101441108 gene encoding olfactory receptor 5K1-like, whose protein sequence is MAEENHTIKNEFILIGFTDYPELKSVLFVIFFAIYLITMAGNLGLVILISKEHHLHTPMYIFLGSLALVDSCCACGTTPKMLENFFSENRMISLYECMAQFYFLCTVETADCFLLAAMAYDRYVAICSPLQYHTRMSKKLCIQMATGAFIAGNLHCMIHVGLLFRLTFCGSNHINHFYCDILPLYRLSCVDPYVNELVQFIFSGSIQVFTIGSILISYFYILFTIFKMKSKEGRVKAFSTCASHFASVSLFYGSLFFMYIKPNLLEEGDKDIPAAILLTIVVPLLNPFIYSLRNKEVISALRKILKIKS, encoded by the coding sequence ATGGCTGAAGAAAATCATACCATAAAGAATGAGTTTATCCTCATAGGATTTACAGATTACCcagagctgaagtctgttctctTTGTGATATTCTTTGCCATCTATCTGATTACCATGGCGGGGAATCTTGGTCTGGTGATACTGATTTCAAAAGAGCATCATCTTCACACACCAATGTACATCTTTTTGGGAAGCTTGGCTCTTGTGGATTCTTGCTGTGCCTGTGGCACTACTCCTAAAATGTTAGAGAACTTCTTTTCTGAGAACAGAATGATTTCTCTCTATGAATGCATggcacaattttattttctttgcactGTTGAAACTGCAGACTGCTTTCTCTTGGCAGCAATGGCCTATGATCGTTATGTGGCGATATGCAGCCCATTGCAGTACCACACCAGGATGTCGAAGAAGCTCTGCATTCAGATGGCCACAGGAGCCTTCATAGCTGGAAACCTGCATTGCATGATTCACGTAGGGCTTCTATTTAGATTAACATTCTGTGGATCTAATCACATCAACCACTTTTATTGTGATATTCTTCCTTTATACAGACTCTCCTGTGTTGACCCTTATGTCAATGAGCTGgtacaatttattttttcaggCTCAATTCAAGTTTTCACCATAGGAAGCATCTTAATATCCTATTTCTATATTCTTTTcactattttcaaaatgaaatccaAAGAGGGAAGAGTCAAAGCCTTTTCTACCTGTGCATCTCACTTTGCGTCTGTTTCATTATTCTATGGATCACTTTTCTTCATGTATATTAAACCAAATTTGCTTGAAGAGGGGGATAAAGATATACCAGCTGCTATTTTGCTTACAATAGTAGTTCCCTTACTAAATCCCTTTATTTATAGTCTGAGAAATAAGGAAGTAATAAGTGCCTTGAGAAAAATTCTGAAGATAAAATCTTAA